In the genome of Bdellovibrionota bacterium, the window AGCCAGCGGCGCTAACGCGAGGACGATCAACGAAGAGCCGAGTCAAAAGACCCAGCAAAAATGTAAAGATTATTCTCATACGGGCCCTTAGATCAGAGCTTGGCCAGGAACTCGGTGAGGTGATCCGAAATTTTCGCGACGGCAAGGGCGCGGTGGCTGAAACGGTTCTTCTCGGCGGGCGTGATTTCGGCGAACGTTCGGCCGAGGGCGGGGATGAAGAAGATCGGGTCGTAGCCGAACCCGCCGGTTCCGCGCGGTTCGTCAATAATAAGGCCGCACACATCGCCGGTGGCGGTGTAGGAAATTCCGCTCGCACCGTAGAGAGCCATGACGCAACGAAAGTGCGCGGTTCGTTTCTCGGCCGGCACATCTTTCAGCTTTTCGAGCAGTTTTCGGATGTTGTCTTTGTCGTCGGCGTTCGGTCCGGCGAAGCGCGCCGAGAGGACTCCGGGTCGGCCGCCCAGGACATCGACTTCCAGACCCGAATCGTCGGCCAGCGTCGGAATTCGAGTGAACGTGGCCAGCAATTTCGCCTTTTTTCGGGCGTTTTCCAGAAAACTGGAACCGTCCTCGACGACGGCGGGGGCGTCGCGCACCTGGTCCATCGAAAGGATGCGCAACGACGGATGAATCGGTCTCAGATAATTGCGGATCTCTTCGAGTTTGCCTGGATTTCGGGTCGCGAGCAGAAGCTCAGGCAAGTGTCCCGTCCTAGATATACCTTGATATTCGATCGTTGCTGCATCCCGCTCCGCGTCGTTGGTCCTCGGTCGAATACTGCCGGTATTCTCCCTCGTCTCGCCTAGCGGATCGGGCGCAGCAACGATCTCGGTATCGCAAGTTATATCTAAGACGGGACACTGGCGCATTTTTCCAGGATCATTCGTTGGATTCGGGTGATTTTTTTGATCGCCATCGTGGCGTGTGCCAGCATTTTTTGCGAGTCCTCGGCCGAGAAGGAGGCCCCTTCCGCCGTTCCCTGCATTTCAACGATTCGGGAATCCTCGAGCATGACAAAATTCATATCCACGTCGCTATTGGAATCCTCATTATAGTCGAGGTCGAGAAGCTGAGTTCCGGTCTTCATTCCGACGCTGACGGCCGCGACGGCGGACTTAATCGGATTCGTCGTGATTTTCCCCTGCCGTTGCAGCCATTGGACCGCCAACGCCATCGCGATGAACCCGCCGTTGATCGATGC includes:
- the rdgB gene encoding RdgB/HAM1 family non-canonical purine NTP pyrophosphatase, translated to MPELLLATRNPGKLEEIRNYLRPIHPSLRILSMDQVRDAPAVVEDGSSFLENARKKAKLLATFTRIPTLADDSGLEVDVLGGRPGVLSARFAGPNADDKDNIRKLLEKLKDVPAEKRTAHFRCVMALYGASGISYTATGDVCGLIIDEPRGTGGFGYDPIFFIPALGRTFAEITPAEKNRFSHRALAVAKISDHLTEFLAKL
- the rph gene encoding ribonuclease PH → RESTTGRPDGRAQEIQRLIGRALRSSIDMTAIGERSILVDCDVLQADGGTRTASINGGFIAMALAVQWLQRQGKITTNPIKSAVAAVSVGMKTGTQLLDLDYNEDSNSDVDMNFVMLEDSRIVEMQGTAEGASFSAEDSQKMLAHATMAIKKITRIQRMILEKCASVPS